One Desulfovibrio sp. genomic window carries:
- a CDS encoding acetyl-CoA carboxylase carboxyl transferase subunit alpha/beta codes for MDIEKSIQELADRLQYIQDIFGSRQPEDVGLLTSKLAEFRDRETVATMAQKVKLLSQLEDLFVFVEKKLDPMLTPMDKVRIVRHPQRITLKDILEFCYDNYTEIGGLDEYSIDPSMVIARAYVTRRQGDKIHNQPVMVIGQEKGHGQEFRNGGSVKPWGNAKALQYMKVAETENIPIHTYVFTPGAFPIEDYPGAAQQIARNLYEMSALRVPVIACFSEGGSGGAEAIALADTRLMLSHGYYSVISPEGAGAIESGIRQGQRAPAEMIEECAERLKITAEDNLRMGYIDRVVQEPPLGARPLHYDFFKRLRQEMIMATDEAFLSVKGMNLIRAMAIKRRKKASLADAESFFVRWVLDERAQERLVWKRYSKFRNMAQQACVDKTPYSRRLADSLQQLSWSTYSYFRYEFLRTYGEKLLHLKEEAEAEVRVVTDRVLKPFRNGRTKKVDNETIQKLTELSCAEEGICLTGDWADGYVSPKAREDKAVTCPNARTHGCLDLWAPDLFGDFAGVCQYCGHHFPMEYQWFQHNVLDKDSIMEFNQGVEAGNPLSYPGFDQKLEDAKKKLKLKSSCVTYEASLDNIKVVIGMLVAPFRGGTVGAAEGEKFIRALARARKKHYPFLAYVHGTAGIRIQEGTNGVIQMPRVTMAVRRYIEAGGLYLVLYDTNSYAGPVASFLGCSPYQFSVRSANIGFAGPGVIKETTGVDIAPDYHLAYNALARGHIQGIWDRREIRNNLVQAFQIIGGRNLYYR; via the coding sequence ATGGACATAGAAAAAAGCATTCAGGAGCTTGCCGACAGGCTCCAGTACATCCAGGATATCTTCGGCTCCCGTCAGCCTGAGGACGTGGGGTTGCTCACGTCCAAGCTGGCGGAATTCCGCGACCGCGAGACAGTCGCCACCATGGCCCAGAAGGTCAAGCTGCTTTCCCAGCTGGAAGACCTGTTCGTCTTCGTGGAAAAAAAGCTCGACCCCATGCTCACCCCCATGGACAAGGTGCGCATCGTCCGTCACCCGCAGCGGATAACCCTTAAGGACATCCTTGAGTTCTGCTACGACAATTACACCGAGATAGGCGGTCTGGACGAATACTCCATCGATCCGTCCATGGTCATCGCCAGGGCCTACGTCACCCGTCGTCAGGGGGACAAGATCCACAACCAGCCGGTGATGGTCATCGGGCAGGAAAAGGGGCACGGCCAGGAGTTCCGCAACGGCGGTTCGGTGAAGCCCTGGGGCAACGCCAAGGCCTTGCAGTACATGAAGGTCGCCGAGACCGAGAACATTCCCATACACACCTACGTGTTCACTCCCGGGGCCTTTCCCATCGAGGACTACCCCGGAGCCGCCCAGCAGATAGCGCGCAATCTCTATGAGATGTCGGCGCTTCGTGTCCCCGTGATCGCCTGTTTCTCCGAGGGCGGTTCGGGCGGAGCCGAGGCCATCGCCCTGGCCGACACGCGGCTCATGCTCTCCCACGGCTACTATTCTGTCATCTCTCCCGAAGGGGCCGGCGCCATCGAGTCCGGTATTCGTCAGGGCCAGCGCGCACCGGCTGAGATGATCGAAGAATGCGCCGAGCGGCTGAAAATTACCGCCGAAGACAACCTGCGCATGGGGTACATCGACCGGGTGGTGCAGGAACCCCCGCTTGGTGCCAGGCCGCTCCATTACGACTTCTTCAAGCGCCTGCGCCAGGAAATGATCATGGCCACGGACGAGGCCTTCCTGTCCGTCAAGGGCATGAACCTGATCCGGGCCATGGCCATCAAGCGCCGCAAAAAGGCTTCTCTGGCCGATGCGGAATCATTCTTCGTTCGTTGGGTATTGGACGAGCGGGCCCAAGAGAGACTGGTGTGGAAACGCTACAGCAAGTTCCGCAACATGGCCCAACAGGCCTGCGTGGACAAGACGCCGTATTCCAGGCGTCTGGCGGACTCGCTCCAGCAGCTGTCCTGGTCCACCTATTCGTATTTCCGCTACGAGTTCCTGCGCACCTACGGCGAAAAGCTTCTGCACTTGAAGGAAGAGGCCGAAGCCGAAGTGAGGGTGGTGACTGACAGGGTTCTCAAGCCCTTCAGGAACGGCCGGACCAAGAAGGTGGACAACGAGACCATCCAGAAGCTCACTGAACTTTCCTGCGCCGAAGAGGGTATCTGCCTGACCGGTGACTGGGCCGACGGCTACGTGAGCCCCAAGGCTCGCGAGGACAAGGCCGTCACCTGTCCCAACGCCCGCACGCATGGATGCCTGGATCTCTGGGCTCCGGACCTTTTTGGAGATTTTGCCGGCGTCTGCCAGTACTGCGGCCACCACTTCCCCATGGAATACCAGTGGTTCCAGCACAACGTGCTGGATAAGGATTCCATCATGGAGTTCAACCAGGGAGTGGAAGCTGGCAATCCTCTGAGCTATCCCGGCTTCGACCAGAAGCTCGAGGACGCCAAGAAGAAGCTCAAGCTCAAGAGTTCCTGCGTCACCTACGAGGCCTCCCTTGACAACATCAAGGTGGTTATCGGCATGCTGGTGGCTCCCTTCAGGGGCGGTACGGTCGGTGCGGCCGAGGGCGAGAAGTTCATCAGGGCCTTGGCCAGGGCGCGCAAGAAACACTATCCTTTCCTTGCCTACGTGCACGGCACGGCCGGCATCCGCATCCAGGAAGGCACCAACGGCGTCATCCAGATGCCCAGGGTGACCATGGCCGTTCGCCGCTACATCGAGGCGGGCGGGCTTTACCTGGTGCTCTACGACACCAATTCCTACGCCGGTCCGGTGGCCAGTTTCCTGGGCTGTTCGCCTTACCAGTTCTCGGTGCGCTCGGCCAACATCGGCTTCGCCGGTCCCGGCGTCATCAAGGAGACCACGGGAGTGGACATCGCGCCGGACTACCACTTGGCGTACAATGCTCTGGCACGCGGCCATATCCAGGGCATCTGGGACCGTCGCGAGATCAGAAACAACTTGGTGCAGGCCTTCCAGATAATCGGCGGCCGCAACCTCTACTACCGCTAA
- a CDS encoding biotin attachment protein, translating into MQDVKAILEEIKASPYEEVEVIAPHTGVVEFKVTEEGTKVQAPSGTWKEKPGTLLVTLGRERNAKPIHCSRKGEVQKIHAHLNGKFVEAGTPLMVLRHFFTKDEVTQLILKKVLFLFPAPERAKYYFVPETDKKVKVTGCQSIKVKDGMDLFIVSRMKREKPLSYVGPEGIIYATYFSHDQNVDAGQPLISVCPEAQMGVIRDVVNRVQSDWEERD; encoded by the coding sequence GTGCAGGATGTGAAAGCCATACTCGAGGAGATAAAGGCCTCCCCCTACGAGGAGGTCGAGGTTATCGCCCCGCACACCGGGGTGGTCGAGTTCAAGGTTACGGAAGAGGGCACCAAGGTTCAGGCCCCCAGCGGCACCTGGAAGGAAAAACCAGGCACGCTTCTGGTCACCCTTGGGCGCGAGCGTAACGCCAAGCCCATCCATTGCTCCCGCAAGGGCGAGGTGCAGAAGATCCACGCCCATTTGAACGGCAAGTTCGTGGAAGCGGGAACGCCACTCATGGTGCTGCGTCACTTCTTCACCAAGGATGAGGTCACCCAGCTCATCCTGAAGAAGGTGCTCTTTCTCTTCCCCGCGCCCGAGCGCGCCAAGTACTATTTCGTTCCGGAAACGGACAAGAAGGTCAAGGTGACGGGCTGCCAGTCCATCAAGGTCAAGGACGGCATGGACCTGTTCATCGTTTCGCGCATGAAGCGTGAGAAACCGTTGTCCTATGTCGGCCCGGAAGGCATCATCTATGCCACGTATTTTTCCCACGACCAGAACGTGGATGCGGGGCAGCCTCTCATAAGCGTCTGCCCCGAGGCCCAGATGGGCGTCATACGCGACGTGGTGAACCGGGTGCAGTCCGACTGGGAAGAGCGCGACTAG
- a CDS encoding formin-like protein 18, producing the protein MGKLLQVRVSVSTIDPGKVEDVWPLLSHLAYPPGHGYAPAQRGVLELVDTLRARITAGEVPAAVAERIRPGVEAVEKVVQSLREALASWQPEKAQQITEKIEDSLDDLEGLAGYR; encoded by the coding sequence ATGGGAAAGCTTCTGCAAGTGCGCGTAAGCGTCTCCACCATTGACCCGGGAAAGGTGGAGGATGTGTGGCCTCTCCTCTCGCACCTGGCTTACCCTCCTGGCCACGGCTACGCCCCGGCCCAGCGCGGCGTTCTGGAACTCGTGGACACGCTCCGGGCCAGGATTACCGCCGGGGAAGTCCCTGCCGCCGTGGCCGAGCGCATCCGGCCGGGTGTCGAGGCGGTGGAAAAGGTCGTGCAGAGCCTTCGCGAAGCCCTGGCTTCCTGGCAGCCGGAAAAGGCACAGCAGATCACCGAGAAGATCGAGGACAGTCTGGACGACCTTGAAGGTCTGGCCGGATACCGTTAG
- a CDS encoding single-stranded DNA-binding protein yields the protein MAGSVNKVILVGRLGQDPKLTYLPSGQPAAEFTLATDESFKNREGQKEERTEWHRIKVYGKQAEVCANYLGKGRLVYIEGGLRTRSWEDQQGQKRYTTEIVVSAPGHTVQFMDSKGGGVEAAPGEGAAERRSAPPQQRQQNNRQQREDDHGPAFPSEASGMDDVPF from the coding sequence ATGGCCGGTAGCGTGAACAAGGTGATTCTCGTTGGCAGGCTGGGCCAGGACCCCAAGTTGACCTATCTGCCCTCCGGCCAGCCGGCGGCGGAATTTACGCTGGCCACGGACGAGTCCTTCAAGAACCGCGAGGGCCAGAAGGAAGAGCGCACCGAGTGGCACCGCATCAAGGTGTACGGCAAGCAGGCCGAAGTCTGCGCCAACTACCTGGGCAAGGGCCGGCTGGTGTACATCGAGGGTGGGCTGCGCACCCGCAGCTGGGAGGACCAGCAGGGCCAGAAGCGCTACACCACGGAGATCGTGGTGTCCGCTCCCGGTCATACTGTGCAGTTCATGGATTCCAAGGGTGGCGGAGTGGAAGCGGCACCCGGGGAAGGCGCAGCAGAGCGCCGTTCGGCTCCGCCTCAACAGCGCCAGCAGAACAACCGTCAGCAACGCGAGGACGACCACGGCCCGGCTTTTCCTTCTGAGGCCTCGGGCATGGACGACGTGCCGTTCTAG